TACATACCTCTGACACAGAACTATTGTGCCTTACAATTCCATCTCCTACTATGTTCTGATCTGNNNNNNNNNNNNNNNNNNNNNNNNNNNNNNNNNNNNNNNNNNNNNNNNNNNNNNNNNNNNNNNNNNNNNNNNNNNNNNNNNNNNNNNNNNNNNNNNNNNNTGTCATtattttaaaggtttagaggttgtttaatatcttatgagttttccttctAAAAATAgcttccttttagtcttatcgtatctCCTACGAGTTTTCGAAGATTCTAAATTCctaagtaattcccagagaatgtctcgatcccactaaaacaataacaaggcccgaactccgttcgtcccgtcaaactctcccaaaatctcataataaaatcggcatgacctgccgttatcctcactctaggcataacagatatatgtgtaatagcatagttaagtcAGCACAATCAAAAAACATATCACATACATCAACACATTCTAGAataacacgtagcacttagcatataaagcaaatatcacacatcctagattaatcatttagcacatagcatgtaagtcaatctcaaaaacagttagTAGATGAATACTCATCATGTTCAGcggaagcctcagaaaacatttttctcagcaaacacaaacaagtgcataaacagtaaatcaagtcgaattcgtcgacacctaaaacatttagctaatagttcagttgagaagccctcacctgtagattctccagggttctcttcaaaagctccttcacaatcagctccttgttcttcgggaaattcctcaaaagaacctttagagtaaaaaccacagaattccatcaaaatctatcagaaactcagcaatcaatactcactaaggttacacgaagtagcatatactccgaggtacgataatctagcgcgaaaggacaagttttcgaaaaaagaattttcttcctcctcctagggtagctctcggccacacatggtaattgtgtgtgtcgatttttcttcgatcaaacttggttcctaggttatcattagccgtaactaaggttaatctaaactcggaaaaattattggatcgaaaactgtcgcaggggtattttggtcattattttcagctcagaatttcaaaatcagaatttcgaaaaacaaattagatggggttgatactaacgacgattatgacgactaatcttactaacgctaagctcagtcgaaggttttaagcccaaaggtcgGAACTTTAgcaaaaaatgggtattatgagcagaattgaaactcggcggcaattcgacGAGAATCGACGAAAtgaaatccgctaaacatgctcaggggcacgcagggaataagtttagatagaaagatgaagctatttggatagttttgcaaaaacctcaaaactaatagcacagaaaagcatagagaaaagcggcagaatttacgatcagaagtaaggattagcatcagtaccttgagacctacgcgtagcaacgaactgtgggacgatcaggcaagaatcggcgaaaaactcttctcctcctccttcctccttggccgcgggtttgggtgggtttttgggtgagatttttgttctcttttcattcttcaaactacacatatatatagtgaatgaaatggaagatatttatcaaagatcggataaggatgaatagatatttatcaaagatcggataaggatgaatagatattttgagaagatattttgtaaagatattttgagaggatattttgtaaaccggtacagtttaatggaaaacgcggaaaaatgaaaatttcgcggtTCCGatttttttcctgcacattcctccatgaatcctaagataggttctggcggcagaattccaaaactcaaaagaggtttcttggaattaaggtgaataatccaaagtcggtgtaaatctattttacccgataagttactttttgcagtggatgtcggaagagaaaacttccttctgaagaaagattgaaaacatcaagagaaatgggcatacgcgtgtggaatcttcatttgaagccccgaatagaaaaagtttcatcgtcggttgattttagggtttttgaactatcagggttttagtttcggcaaacttccgaggattggaatcggacgttcgtagattctagggtttcgcctcgaaacgattgtcgtataaggaataagagaagttctaacttttctctgaagatttttggaattaatttccatcgtgactttaagtgtaaactagctatttaccaGGGTTTCTGCcataggtttaagcgtatatcgatcgtgctataccttttatcgacttcgatacaatccttagacttttcctgaactttctccttcatcaaTTTATTCctttcgataaactcttgttcaggtttttccttcacgatacatcaaacctactcgtaaatggaaatctcttccacttattctaagcttaaaaacttcggtcttacattactaccctccaaaaagaaagtttcgtcctcgaaacttagggttcagtaaaaagcttcggatattattccttgatcttttcctctaattcccatatagcatcgtccgtgtctttgttccaaataacttttactaaagcactctgctttcccctcgattatttcactcttctagtcccaatgttgaccgatggcgtctcaacagacatatcatcttcaactttccgagatttaactacaatcgtaaatgctaacactactaaatctcttattcggttgcagtccaaaagacaatgatagtgggacaatCAATCCATTcttaggataacatctaggttctgttaagtcaatcaaacagttagtactcatcatgagatagcatctaacatgctatacaatatgattaagcactaacttcaatcaattctaagcgaaaaatcgcttgcagacaatcaattttcactctttgcagagtcacacaacctagcacagaagacctattccccaaagactcccgaaagactcaaccaggctctgataccacaattgtaacaccccgatttcggtggcgtcactttagtaaccaaacagaaagtttaagcggaaaaacgtgaatattttttttttgataaaagaaccaaagactgaaagaaataaactcccaacaaaagataacatgactaatatataatataattacagcccccgctgtacgtagcaaaccacgtcacgagtaacctccagtgacggaaagtaggaatgtgtaacgcccgtaggcaaaatgtacagaccaaaagtaaaggttaagtgtccgcaacacaaacctcaaaaatgaaaatgagttagcccaaacggcctaaaagaagacctcctagcccaaccaactctctgtgattcccgtagaggaaccacacaaaaagctataggcgggaaactaccctgtccccaaagaaacaaatgacagtcagagctaagactctactcctacattaatcctatctcgaggagctcacaccagcgcTCAGAACTacgtgctagcgtgatcgtcgtccgaatctgaatccagaacgaccaagtctatgtacaccatccgtcctcctctcgctaccgcgatgcgctcctgttccagcatctcaaacctagttccccccgaagggtgaaccatcgtgaatcagtccgccatggacatctgacaaagggcgtagtccgccaaagcacacacagaagacgcgagggtcaactccaaagaattatgtaaataataaatccaataggtaaagataaggagtagccacttaggcttataagttagagatagcatcatagggttgtatatttcacaatgaatataaaagacagtaataacaattaacatgcatcagataagtataaaaatacttaaatgcctttaataaaaagtataaaaaattactaCCTCCATCCTTACATTCTATCTCCTctattcttcttttttcctctttcttcctcaccaacaccaccaccaccacaaccaccgtgatcaccgccgccgccgccgacAACAACCACCGTTGCCGCCGCCCACCACCACCCCACGACCACCACAACCTCCATCTTCTCCTCTCTCATCTTTCGTCGCTgttctttttcagtttttttttttctgcaactAAACGCACTTTACAAGTGCATAGTTAACGCATTTTAATTTGTACATAACTGATATcagataattttaaaaaattatgtggCCACCACACTAAATCAAGATAGAATGTTTGGAGATTTAtggtggaataaaaaaaattaaaaatgaaaataaaataccagATGAAAGAATTTGGCTAAAATACACAAATCTTAATTAGGACCTTCTCTGAAGGTGCTAAGTTTTAAAGACCTTATTTTTTTGTTCAACTTTTTCGTTGGTCGACTTCGCATCCGAGACAAAAAAATGTCAAATTTTTCAAACCACATCGCTCTTGATTGTAAAGCGACTCCTAGAATGTGTAGGAATTGAGAGATTCAGACTGCATATTTGAGTTCAAAATGGTCCTATTAGCTTAACCATGAAGTGACAGTCCCTGATTCCTTTCAGGAATTAaacaagaaaattaaaaaaagaaagaaatctgTGCGCTCAcgcgcactttgaaagtgcgagcaatttttttataaagggCATTTTCGGATTTTATGAATTTAATAAGGTACAAATAGATGTGGGGGGTCCAAATAATAACTcccatatttttttaaaccataaATAGACAAAGAGTTAACCACATTAATGaaggacaccacatctttctcTTGTTTGCCAATTTTAGTTTATTtgtttctcattttctcttgtaattttgttttttccccttctttgtattgggttctagcaccccttgtgctagtTTTTAATACATTTCCATagcttatttaaaaaaacaccacatctttcacccaaaaccctaaGACAGCCCAAATGGTGGCCCCATTGCCAGCagcccaccaccaccacctacaacactgccaccaccacatGCAATACTTTCCACcaacaccatccaccaccaccaccactctccacGACTAcaaccaccgcctccaccactttCCACTGTTATcgctaccaccaccactacctacCACGACGATCCATCACAACCATCACCACAACTACCTCTCTCTACTAGTACTATCACTTAACATCACCACTACCATCTCTACCGCCACAACTACAACCATCACCATTCatcaccgtcaccaccaccattatCATTGTCGCCACCACAACCgttgtcgccgccaccacccatCAACACCATTTTTATCATCCACTAACACCATCATTAATTTTATACTATAAATCATTATTCAGTCTTTCATGAAACATAAggttatattaatttaaacgaaaTGATAAAATTTTCTCAGTCTTATCCTATCAGACTTAATACTATTATTAGTTCTTAACTATTGGACTTTATACTATCAACATATAAAAACAGGAGTTTGCTGTAGTGTGAGAATGAGTTAAGGAAAGTAGTTGTTTAATTTTTCAaggtaaactaaataaataaaatcaagCAATCATAGGATGAATTCATCCCTTTTCGTTGTCAAGGTTTCATGCCACAAAATGTATTTCCATCTAATAATATATGATGAATCCATGGATTGCGTAAGAAATTAagcaaattgaaaaaataattttaaccatGAAAGATGAAACAAACAAGATCTACACAGAACCATTGACCAGCTTCACCTGAAAAGAAGAATCCTCGCATTTCCTCAAATAACCGAAAGAAGATGCAAAATCTTCAATAGGCTTTCCATTGCAGAAATGCTTAGGAGGATAATGATTACAAGGCTCCATTGAGAAGTCCCTTTTGCAAGTTGGAAAATGTTTTTCGTTACCGGCGAGCCTTTGAAGAAGCCATGGCCTCAAATTTCCCAAACCTTGTGCAACATAACCAAAAGTAGATCGAGAGGTAGTCACCAAAACATCAGATAAACTCAGTAGATACATGTCCACCCAGGCCTTTATATTATGCATGTCATCATTGAACTTTTGATGCTCTTCATGACTTGCTTGATAAACCTCTACTACTTCCCCTGATACAGTTTCTTTTCTCAGATACATTGTCTTTAAATTCTCACCATATTCTGGATATAAAGATGCAACTAGAACAGCCTTTGTAGTCTGATTTTTGCTAGTAGAAGACACTGAATTTTGCATACCAAGTACTTCTGGTATTAGCTGATTTTTAATGATGCAGCTCAAAATTAATTCCATAACTGATTGTTTTGGAGTGGAAGCATGATTGAATACTCTAATCTGTAGGCCTATTCTCTCATCTGCTTTAGCCAAGTTTTTCTGATAGAACCCGGTGATTAGACTCCAAGCCTCATTTGAAGGGTGAAAAAGGTAGCGCCCCAAATGGTGGAAAAGTGTGTCTTTTTCTGGGAACATTTTGTTAATCTCCCAACTGAAAATTGGGGTCATGAAAAGAGAAGGGACAAAATACTGATCTGACAGCAGAATCAACAAAGGAACCTTCTTTAGAAGTTCTTGACTATGATCGCAGTGAAAAAACTTCTCAGGATCATCGCGGGTGTGTGCTAGATTAAGAAACACAGAGGATGGTAAATGCCCCTTTGAAGTGTTGTAACTCTTGTCCTTCTCTAGCATGCTCTTGTATGTTTCGACCTGATTATCATTCCAAAATGGAGATTTTTGAGGTAAAATCCAAGTTGAATTGAGAAAAGGCTCGCAAAATAAACCATGTTTATCTTTCCCAAATCTCAGAAGCAACACTTTGTCAGTGAGGATTGCATAGAGAAATGTTGCAACTATGCTAATCATTTGGTTTCCCAAACCATTGGCAGGTGTCCAAACAAGGTACTTACACATTGTACCAACAGCACCATTGTTCTTAGAACGAACAATCTTTACTATGCTTCTGTTGTAAGCTCTAGTATTTGGTCCACACTTTCTATGAATTTTTTCATAGTTCCTTAATTTAGATACCAAATATGAAGAGGGTCTATGAGGAGAAGCTTTGCCATAAAATTGGGATTGTACCCTGCTTATGCATGATGCTTCATCAAATCCAGAAGCTAGCAATCCATGAAGCAATTTGTCTTTGACATCAGGAATTTCAACATGCGCTGCTGAATCATTTGTCGAACTTGTATTAAGTGAGTCATTTTTTGAGCCTGTGAATTTGGGGTAGATAGATAGAGATTATAGAAAGAAACATAGACAAGTTCCCAAAAAAGAATTGATTGAAGAACGTACCTACTTTGGATGAGAGATTATTATTGTTAGCTGTAACTGTTCCTTCAGTAGCAGCTGTAACGTTTTGAATTTTCTGATCTCTGACCTTAACTTCACCAAATCCATGAGGCAGTAGAGTGAGT
This portion of the Lotus japonicus ecotype B-129 chromosome 3, LjGifu_v1.2 genome encodes:
- the LOC130745725 gene encoding probable fucosyltransferase 8; the protein is MEILQATLDKMEQSFKRFMTPFVVFFLAFPVLIVTLIMYRNSNSTLFEAVSESVELRAKTHNISNDELGSTGSNNTTNGGFLLGGRGRVHNISDQNIVGDGIVRHNSSVSEVRDQKIQNVTAATEGTVTANNNNLSSKVGSKNDSLNTSSTNDSAAHVEIPDVKDKLLHGLLASGFDEASCISRVQSQFYGKASPHRPSSYLVSKLRNYEKIHRKCGPNTRAYNRSIVKIVRSKNNGAVGTMCKYLVWTPANGLGNQMISIVATFLYAILTDKVLLLRFGKDKHGLFCEPFLNSTWILPQKSPFWNDNQVETYKSMLEKDKSYNTSKGHLPSSVFLNLAHTRDDPEKFFHCDHSQELLKKVPLLILLSDQYFVPSLFMTPIFSWEINKMFPEKDTLFHHLGRYLFHPSNEAWSLITGFYQKNLAKADERIGLQIRVFNHASTPKQSVMELILSCIIKNQLIPEVLGMQNSVSSTSKNQTTKAVLVASLYPEYGENLKTMYLRKETVSGEVVEVYQASHEEHQKFNDDMHNIKAWVDMYLLSLSDVLVTTSRSTFGYVAQGLGNLRPWLLQRLAGNEKHFPTCKRDFSMEPCNHYPPKHFCNGKPIEDFASSFGYLRKCEDSSFQVKLVNGSV